A section of the Oncorhynchus gorbuscha isolate QuinsamMale2020 ecotype Even-year linkage group LG04, OgorEven_v1.0, whole genome shotgun sequence genome encodes:
- the LOC124034387 gene encoding cationic amino acid transporter 4-like — MATCGRGCVPAVRFCQRLNRLKTLDDDLMVTSMKRCLTMVDLALLGVGGMVGSGLYVLTGTVAKDTAGPAVVLSFLIAGIASLMAALCYAEFGARVPRTGSAYMFTYVSCGEIWAFLIGWNVVLEYMIGGAAVARAWSGYLDSMFNHTIQNYTENHIMKWNVPYIAHYPDLLAAGILVVATIFITFGVRVSSWLNHIFSAVSLVVILFILVFGFVLADPVNWSQKEGGFAPFGVSGVMAGTATCFYAFVGFDVIAASSEEAKNPQRAIPMATAISLCMAATAYILVSTVLTLMVPWHSLDPNSALSDAFFRRGYSWAGYIVAVGSICAMNTVLLSNLFSLPRIVYAMAEDGLFFAFFAKVNPVTKVPVNAILVFGLLMAVMALIFDLEALVQFLSIGTLLAYTFVAASVIVLRFQPEKEKTSSKVNSTTSPNTNYNPEPSPEASESQIIAQDSGELKEYESFSDKLQLVEMQKTRERSAPGVLKARWEPYLGRLLGDFEPGEVVAFSVLAVMVSSVSLCAVFVFGSNQLQLPTWSFAVLIVVFGSTFLLSLVIIYAHEPHINTKTFQVPLVPFIPGASILMNVFLMLKLSPMTWIRFTVWVAAGLLVYFGYGIWHSKEGLRELQPKDMAARYVVLPSGSLVETVQSVQPNGHGDASALHTTPSPAQSAEEQQAKR; from the exons ATGGCGACCTGTGGGCGTGGTTGCGTCCCGGCAGTGCGTTTCTGCCAAAGGCTGAACCGACTGAAGACCCTGGATGATGATTTGATGGTGACATCAATGAAGCGCTGCCTGACCATGGTGGACCTGGCCCTGCTGGGTGTTGGTGGCATGGTGGGCTCTGGTCTCTACGTCCTGACAGGCACTGTGGCCAAGGACACCGCGGGACCTGCCgtggtcctctccttcctcataGCAGGTATCGCCTCCCTGATGGCCGCCCTCTGCTATGCTGAGTTCGGGGCTCGCGTGCCCAGAACGGGCTCAGCCTACATGTTCACCTATGTTTCTTGTGGAGAAATATGGGCCTTTCTCATTGGCTGGAACGTAGTGTTGGAGTACATGATTGGTGGGGCCGCGGTGGCGCGGGCGTGGAGTGGTTACCTGGACTCCATGTTTAACCACACTATCCAGAACTACACAGAGAACCACATAATGAAGTGGAATGTTCCCTATATCGCCCACTACCCTGACCTGCTGGCCGCCGGGATTCTCGTGGTTGCCACCATCTTCATTACCTTCGGAGTGCGAGTCTCTTCTTGGCTCAACCACATCTTCTCCGCTGTTAGTCTGGTTGTCATACTCTTCATCTTGGTGTTTGGCTTCGTGCTGGCCGATCCAGTCAACTGGAGCCAGAAAGAAGGAGGTTTTGCACCGTTCGGTGTGTCTGGGGTTATGGCAGGCACAGCCACCTGCTTTTACGCATTTGTTGGCTTCGATGTGATTGCAGCCTCCAGCGAGGAGGCAAAGAACCCCCAGCGAGCCATTCCTATGGCCACAGCCATCTCCTTGTGCATGGCAGCCACAGCCTACATCCTGGTCTCCACTGTCCTCACTCTCATGGTGCCCTGGCACTCCCTCGATCCCAACTCCGCTCTGTCTGACGCCTTCTTCCGCCGAGGCTACAGCTGGGCTGGCTACATCGTGGCAGTAGGGTCCATCTGTG CCATGAACACAGTGCTCCTCAGcaacctcttctccctccctcggATTGTTTACGCTATGGCGGAGGATGGCCTCTTCTTCGCCTTCTTCGCCAAGGTCAACCCTGTCACCAAGGTCCCTGTGAATGCCATCTTGGTGTTTGGCCTCCTCATGGCCGTCATGGCCCTCATCTTTGACCTGGAGGCCCTGGTCCAGTTCCTGTCCATCGGCACCCTCCTGGCCTACACCTTTGTGGCAGCCAGTGTCATTGTGCTGCGCTTCCAGCCTGAGAAGGAGAAGACCAGTTCCAAGGTTAACTCCACTACCTCCCCTAACACCAACTACAACCCAGAGCCCTCACCCGAAGCCTCCGAGTCCCAGATCATAGCTCAGGACAGCGGGGAGCTGAAGGAGTATGAGTCCTTCTCAGACAAGCTACAGCTGGTGGAGATGCAGAAGACCAGGGAACGCAGCGCCCCAGGGGTGTTGAAGGCCCGCTGGGAGCCCTACCTGGGCAGGTTGCTAGGGGACTTTGAGCCGGGGGAGGTGGTGGCCTTCTCTGTGCTGGCGGTGATGGTGagctctgtgtccctctgtgccGTTTTTGTGTTTGGGAGTAACCAGCTGCAGCTTCCTACGTGGAGCTTCGCCGTGCTAATAGTGGTGTTTGGCTCAACCTTCCTCCTCAGCCTGGTCATCATATATGCCCATGAACCACATATCAACACCAAAACCTTCCAG GTACCCTTGGTCCCATTCATCCCTGGTGCAAGCATCCTCATGAATGTGTTCCTAATGCTGAAGCTCAGCCCAATGACCTGGATCCGCTTTACCGTATGGGTGGCTGCAG GTCTACTGGTATATTTTGGCTATGGGATATGGCACAGTAAGGAGGGCCTGAGGGAGCTGCAGCCCAAGGACATGGCTGCCAGGTACGTGGTGCTCCCTAGTGGCAGCCTGGTAGAGACAGTCCAGTCAGTGCAGCCGAACGGACATGGGGACGCCAGCGCCCTCCACACCACCCCCTCCCCCGCCCAGTCTGCTGAAGAGCAGCAGGCAAAGAGATGA